atggactgtagcccgccaggctcctctgtcaatgagatctcctaggcaagaatactggagtgggttgccatttccttctccagggggtcttcgtgacccagggattgaaccttggtctgttgcattgcaggtagatgcttaactactgagtcacctgggaagcccagtgactcCAGACAGTAGTTCGATTAGAGACAGCAATAAAAGGAGGCTGGTTTGGGATATAAAACATGAATGAGACAAGAGGAAGTGAAATATCCCAGCTAACTGCTGAATTAAGTCATGGACTGCGGAAGGGTGCAGGTACCTTGTCCTGACTCTGGGTCTTGGGGCGCTGGCTGCACAGCCAAGGACGGACCACcaggtaaattctgggagttggtccCTCTCTTTACACGTCCTTGTCTCAAGTCAGTTGTGGGTTAGACATTTGACCCCCTGGAGTGACATCACAGAGACTGTCTATGCATTCACAATTCTGCAAGATGGTGCTATAGACAATCAGAAAAGTTAATTATTACTTTACTGAAGATGGGAAAGGCATTAGCTGAGTTCTTGACTCTTATGTGTGTTGTACTACTGTGGGGGTTaagaataaaatttacatttctaaagCAAGAATCATTTTTATTCTTACCTAATAGTTTACATAACtaaaatctattattattattaataatgtcGATATGGTTGAAAATGGTGGATTACATTGTGATTGTTCTGGCAGATGACAACTGCTAGCTGAGTTACAAAATTATGTAAAAGTTTTCAGTTTAGAGACCAGGGGTAGACAGTGTTTGTCTACATGTGGAAAGGTTACTCAGGGATTAACCATTGTGTCAAATATTAGCTATTAACAATTTAGAGCAGATGCTTTACTAAACTGGGAGATGTTGGAGAACATTCTCAAGCTTGAGCATGAGTCAGGAGCATTTTTAGGGCTTGTTAAAACAAAGATTGTTGAATCCCATCCCCAGCATTTCCAACACATTTTGTCTGGGATGGAGCCCATGAATCTTCACTTTTAATAAGTTCTCAAGTGACTCTGATATTGCTGGTTCTGGGGCCACAATCGGAGAACCACTTCCCTCTGCTGATTTAGAACAAACATCCCCTCACTGGCAGTCCTTTCCACCACCTGAGTTGAAACTCAGTATAACTAGATTTGATTTAAATAGGCCACCCTCAGCAGTCAAATTTCCCAACCACTTTTAGTATTTTACAGACCAAGGGAGCCATCACTTATTTCTCcagtagaaaaacaaacaaaacccaaacaaaccttaaagtttttaaaggaatatcaTGGTTACTTAACTGTAGTATTAGATGCATGATTCTGATGTCTTGATAATTAAACACATTAAGACTTCGTGATACTTGCCAATATTTTTACGTAACAATTGAAATGCACCTGTTAGTCGGTCATTGGGACATTCTTCAACTAGAGACCTGAGAGGTGGTGACCAGCAGGTGGCGCTCTGAGTCAGTTCACGGTGGCCTGGATGCCGTGAAAGGCAAACACGCAGACGAGGTGCCTGCTTTAAATCCTCAAAGTAAGGTTCTTTTAACCACTTGTCATAAAACACCCTGAGACACACGTCTTGGAAAATCGAAGTGTCAAGCTCAGCATCTTTGCCACATTTCAAACTAGGTAATTACCTTCTCTCCCAAAGGGAATCTGCTTTATGTATTTGTGTCCTTTCTAGGTTACAGGTTTCCCAAAGGCAAAGATCTTGCCTTCCATTCACTGCATACAATGCTGAAGTGAAATGCTTGTTTTACAATAACAATCTAATTATTCTACGTCCCTCTGAGCTACATGATGACCTGTTACATACTAATTGCTAGTAATATAGAAATGTGCCTGCCTCCTATAAACCCCACACATAAACCTAAGTTTTATTTGACCTAAAGGTAAATTGCTTAtttacttctcctttttcatataAAGTCATTTTTCTGCCATCCCAAATTATAAGTCATTGCCAAATACACAACACTGCATTTTagtcagtcatttttattttccgcagagtttttttttcaaactacACACAACAAATACTTTGATATAATCTAAGATAATAAAATAGttgaacaacttttttttttttttagatttacatTTGTATAGAAACAATCTGTGGAATTCCTCACTTCAAAACTAAGGTGTCTAAAAACAGTGATTCATCAGCATTGCTTTAAATAATTGTTTGGTTAAAAGTTGCAGTTTTCATTCTCAACTAAAATGTTGTCTCCATGCAGTGTCCCTTGGGTCCAAAGCTTAAGGCCTTGGGAAGGTGGCCAAGAAGAAGAGGATGGCCACTCTTTATCTCTGTCCTTCTCTCGTGAGGACAGTGGCTGGAACAGGGTTGTCATAAAAACcaggaagaaaacaaatcaatTGCACATCTCTAGTTTTCAAGGGTCAAAGACATAACAAGTCTGGGCAGAATATGTCCCTATCTGTAGATGGAAGTCCCATCATGACGGCACCGCAGTCCCCGACTTTCCTTGGCTAATCATGTCAGTTATTACCAGAGGCTGTGGCCACTGTCCCTAAGTTCTCCCCCAAGGCCAGTCATTTTGTGACATTTAAGTTCTGCCCCTTGCATCATGTCACTTGGGTGCTATGTCTTGGTTCTTGGTGCCCAGTTAGAATCTACCATCCCCTAAGAAATGCCTCAGCCCACCCTCAAATCCCCAGAATGCCCGAGAGCGTAAGACCCCACAGAGACAGGGACTTTTCAGTGAATCTCCACCCCGAGAGGCTGGGGCCCCTGGCCTATATCATCCCATTGATCTTAGTCCACTCGTAGATGTCCTGTTCACACACGATGTCGGAGTTGATGAGGAGGTATCTGTCACCCACGCAGAAATGCTTCTGACAGGCGGCACATTTGAAACATTCCAGGTGATACACTTTGTCCTTCACCCGCATCGTCATCTCGTAGGCACGGATCCGCTTGTCACAGGATGCACAGAGACCATCTTGGCCGAAAAGCCTggggggaagaaagagagagaagctaAAAAGGCAGGTGCAGAGGTAAGACTGGAAGAAACAGCCTGAGGATGGGTTCCGTGATGTAGGTTGGATTTCCAAGATGTCGCGAAGCAAGGAAGAGTTGGGTCCAGACAGATGGCCAACTAATTCATCCACCTCTCCACAACTGACTATGACTAATTCATAGTCTTTCCTAGAAGGAAGAGGGTCCTCTGACATGAAACCATGCCTGGGGCATTTGTGTTTGGCGTAACTCGTTCTTCTTCCGAGCTCTCTCCTTGCTTCTAGGATGCCCTAGGACCTGCCTCTGTGAAAAGAGTCTTAACTGAAGTGATTTAAGAGGTTAGCTGTgtgtaaactgatatagccatGATGAAGAAGAGtatggagataccttaaaaaactaggaataaaactaccatatgacccagcaagccccctactgggtatataccctgagaaaagcacaattcaaaaaggcacatgtaccccactgttcatggtagcactatttacaatggccaggaattggaagcaacctagatgtccactgacagatgaatggatagagaagttgtggcacacacacacacacacacacaggaatattactcagccataaaaggaaggaatttgagtcagttgtggtgaggtggatgaagctagagcctgttatacaaagtgaagtaaatcagacaggggaaaacaaatgtcatatattaacacgtatatatggaacctagaaaagtaggactgatgaacctgtttacaggggaggaatggagacacagatgtagagaatggacacagcagaggaaggagaaggtgggatgaattgagaaagtagcattgacatatacacactgccatGGGCAAGATAGATAGCTGGGCGGAAGCTGCtctgtaacacagggagcccagcctgtgcTTTGCGACAACCTAGAGGGTAAATCAGGgcaggggacatatatatatcatgtatagTTTTACATACATAATTATGACTTACTcatgttgtacggcagaaacaaacacaacattgtaaaataattttcctccaattaaaaaaaaaaaaggttaggcATGGATTGTGTGTTTCCTCCCAAGGGAACTTTTATTTTAGAAGGGGAGCAGGAGTAAAGCCCAGGGGCCTTCTTGAGAGGAATGCAATGAAATGGGCCTCTTTCTGAGGCTCCCTCCCACACACTATCACATCAAGGGCTCTAATTCCACCCCCAGGGAGGGCTGGTCATTGACTTCTCCAGAGCCACACAGGCCATTGCACACAACAGCTTCTGGGAGATGGAGGGAGCTCAACAGTGAACAGTCCCTCAGCCACCCGGGGGACGAGCAGTATCTCTCCATATTGAATGGAAGATCCTAATTCAAGATCCTCGCTGGCCCAATGGCATAAGTCTCTGAAAATCTTCTCTTCTGTCATCAAAATCAAGACCCTCCCAAGTCTCAGTTGACTGGTCACTTATTTTAAGCAATATGCGgtgtcaaagcaggagatgcacTATGGTGGAGCCTAccgcatgctgagttgcttcagtcctgtccgactgtgcgaccctatggactgtagccctccaggctcctctgcccatgattctccaggcaagaatactagagtgggttgccgtggcctcctgcaggggatcttcccgacccagggatcaaacccgcgtctcttacatctcccgcattggcaggcaggttctttaccacttgtgccacctagGGAGGCCGGAGCCTAGTGCAGTGGTTCTCACAGTGTAGTCCTGGGACCAACCGCATTGCATCCCCTGGGAACTTGCTAGAAGCGCACACTCAGGCCCTCCTGACTGAGACCTCTGTGGGTAGAGGCCCAACCGTCTGTCTGGTCCTGAATACGGCCAGGTGATGCTAATGCAGGCTGAAGTTTGAGAATCAGCCCGCACGAGTTGGATAACACAAGTGCTGGAATCAGAAGACTCCGATTCAGGCAGGACCGGCCCTGAGTACCTAAGTGACCCTGTTGAGACCTCTGTTGACTGTGAACTTGTGGAATGACGGTCATCACAGCATCAACCTCACCCGGCTGTTGGAGGATGGAATGCAACAAGTCAAAGCTCCAGTGCTCAAGGGTGAAGCCAACGCTGGCTGGGTTTTAACACATTTTGGGGGTATTCCCAAAGGGGCCAGTCTTGCTGCCTGATTACATGGCATGTCAGCAGGTCTTTTCCATGGGAAACCTTCAGGGAAGTTTTAGGTAAATGGTTGTTCCTCTCAGAAGTTCTTAGGAACTTCAGCGTAGCAGCGAATCAACTGGTAGGCTCTGAGAGGATGTAGAGGCGATGAGAGCAGTTGACAAATTTAGAGCAGAATGAATGGAACCAGGAAGACATGGTCTGTGGGTAGAGAGCTCGCAGGTACAGACAGGCTGGCTAGTTTCCCTCCAAATCCCACTCTCCATGCGAAGATCTCCGAGTGTTTTCAAGGCCCCACCTGGGTGCAAACTCATTACTGGGGGAAGAACACTTCATCCCAAGATGGCAGATGGTGGAACTGTCGGGAACTGCCACCTTGGAGGTCATGGAGTGGAAAGACAGTTCTGATTTCCTGATTGTTCAGTCAGAGGAGTTTGGGCCTGAGTGAGAATAAACGACTCACAAAACAGCATGCGTGGAAAGCAGCCAACCGCCTGGAGTGTGTGGCCCTTACGGAAGGGGAGCGTTTATTAAAGGGAAATCAGGGGGTAAATTACACACACGTCAGGCAGTTGATGACGGGAAGCATGAAGGACTAATATCTGGGAGACACCTTCAGATCCCAACATCACCTCCAATCAGCCAGTTCTCCTGGAGCCAGGGACATCCTCTGCCTTGGCTTCCGTGTCTTAAGCTGTAAGACAAGAGAACTGAAAGGGAAGGAAGGCCTCTAcagccccttccagctctggtgTGCTGAGACTTCACTAAGTGAAAATAAGCTAGGACTTGACATCTAACTTGCACATTCACCTCTGGCACCAAGAATTGGTAACTTAGGCTGGCTATCCCAGAAACTGACCCAGAGGCCAGGATTTATTAAGGATGTGTCATCAGGGAAAACAGGTACAGTGGCGAGGGAAACCAGACAGAAGATGGAAGGCAGGCCAAGTTGCAGTCTTGGGCCAAGTCCCCCAGAAGGGAGCTTTGGCCTGAATGCACGGGGACTCTGGGGTGTAAGTTATGTCTCCAAGCGGCCTTggctccaggcaagattactagactTCTGTCTCTGGCAGTGCCAGCCACTGGGCAAGGTCTGCTGGGcattgggtgggtgggtgggggtacTGGGCAGGCTTCTGGCTTTAACAGAAAGGTGCTGTTGAAGGTAAAACAATAGGGGGTAGGGGCTGCACTGAGCACAAAAATCGTAAAAAGGGATCTGAGGGGATCTGGACTTGGTACTGACATTAACAGCTACTGTTAAGTTCCCAAGAAAACGACATAAATAGCACAGGGTTTATTTgggttcaggcttccctggtggcttagatggtaaagaatctgcctgtaatgcaggagacgtgggttcaatccctgggtcaggaggatcccctagagaaggggatggctaccctctccagtattcttgcctggagaattccatggacagaggagactggtgggctgcagtctatggggtcgcagagagtcggacacaacttagcaattaagaGTTTATTTAGGTTCTGCATGGGGATCTCCTGATTTTGTGAGGCTAAATGTCTGAAAAAGACTTTAACGGGCCAGGCAGCAACTGGAAACCCTGGAGAGAAGCTCTCCTGGGGTgacggtggggggtggggggacgggGGCAAGGACTGAACACCATCCCAGCACACATATCCTCACTCCTCCAACTTGCCTTTTGCAAAGGCGCTGTCAGCTATGTGAAGAATGCAAGCAAACAAGTCCATGGCTGAAGGGCCATGCCTGCAGCAAGAAACGATTTTTCTCCTCTGTCAAGAGGTGTCATGTCTGAAGCTTCCACCTGCCcattttaataacaataatataaatATGAAAGGATGGCTGGAAACGCCTGCACTAACACAGAGTTAATTAACATGTTGCCTAGGAATGTAGCAAGGAAAAGAATTATTTCATGTCACCAAGACACAAGTTAATTAACACTGGGTCTcccagactattttttttttctatcctttttaaaaatgcaagagaTTAACAAGCCCAGGCAGCACGGAGTTTTCTTCTTGAATGTTATATAAAACCTCAGAGATAGGGAGAAACCTGGGCTCTTTTGACCTTACTCTATCTGTACTTCATTTAATAAGATTCAAATGATTTGACAGGGATGTAGTCAGGGGGCCCAGTGGGAATCATTTACCCGTCTGCTTTTCCACACTGATTTGGCAAACTAGTAGGGAGGAGAATCAGGTCTCTATTTACCCCAGTTCTATGTTCTTGttccttaataataataataataataaatggtgaaaattaaaatcatgatcCTTGGAAACTTCTTTTCTCTGAACCACCAAATCTGCAAGGACTTTAATCAGGAAATTTAGGGGGGAGAAAAAGCTTATTCTGTCAGTCTCTGGGTAAACAGATAAGCTTGCTTCACCATGGAATTgcctgcagttttttttttttttttttaatgtaaaatgctCTGAGGGCAGGTTTGGGAGAAAGAGCTGGCCTGGCAGCCAAGGGCACTGGAGTCTAAACAAGCTTCCCTGGGTTGGGTGGTCCTAATGTATTAAGGCTGCATGCTCCACAGACCCTGTACCCCGCgaagatggcaaaaaaaaacTGACAGCTGCACAGTCGAGCAGGTTTGACAGCAGAGGGCATGGAGTTACCTCTGCCGCAGCTAATATGGAACTGGAAATTTcatatgaaactagaacattccaGGCAAAGGCACTCGTTTGAGAATCGGAAAATTCACATAGCCAAATGTATGACCCAGAGTATCCGAGATAGCTTCAGTGCCTGTCTCAGTGGGTGTTCTAGAGTTCCTCTTTTGCCTTTCCATTCTTCCATCACTTTGTTCATTAGGTCGGGAAAGACTCTAATGATAAACGTCATGAGGGTTACTGAAAGACAGCagctgactgaagcgacttagcagcagcaacatctatTTGATACCCATGCACCATGCCAAGCACCTTACATGTACCACCTCATCTAATTCCCACCCCTTCCTGGAAGCAGGTACTGCTATTCtataaccccattttacagatgaggaaattgaggcttaggaAGGTTatgtaacttgtccaaggtcacagagctagaaagCAGTGATGCCAGGGCTCAAATCTACAGCTGACTTCAGGGCCTTCCTGCTGTGACCAAAACTGCTTGGTGTGCTGGGGTGAGATTGTACTTTcaatttttgtaaatttatttttaattgaagcataattacaatattgtgtggggttctgccatacatcaatatggatcagccataggcatacatatgtccccttcctcttgagcctccctccaacctcccaccccatcccacccctctacgtTGTCTTAGAGCCCCAgattgagttccctgagtcatacagcaagttcccaaTGGCTATCTATTTATAAAcattagtgtatatgtttccatgctactctttttaaatttctcatcaCATTATATTGAGATCTTACAAAAGAATACTTATAACCTATGCATATGTTTTTGAAGCATCAAATGAGCTGCTAGGAATCCACCCTCAAACTTACAAGCTTCAAAACTCTCAGTTCCCTTGGCATACCCTGTGCCTTCCTTCACCACCCTCTCCCTTTGTCTGACCCCCAGAGGGaaccattattctgaattttgtgCTCATCACTCTCTTGCCTTTAaaatatgagaattggaccacacAGGCATGTGTCCCCGAGAACATGCTTCCCTAACAGGAGGAAAGGCCAACTGCTCCCCTGCACAGGGCAGCTGAGACCAACGTGATCTCACTGGCCCAGGAGGCAGGCGCCAGAGAGACAGAGCCAGGGCCCCAGGAGGGCGGGGAGGACGCACCTGAGATAGTCTCGGCGGCAGAGCTTCCGGCCCAGCTTGTAGTAGAGGCGCCGGCCCACCTCGCCCAGCCGGCACCCGCAGAGGTCACAGCTGAGGCAGTCCTCGTGCCAGTACTGGTCGATGGCCTTCAGGAAGTAGCGGTCCCCGATGTTCTGCTGGCAGCCTCCGCATGTCAGCAGGGACGGGGGCATCTGCAGCACCTCGTCCACCGGCTCCCTGGAAGGAACGCCGCACATTAGGGATGGCCTCACCTCGGGGAGACGCTGCGCCCACAGAGAACCTCACTCAACTGTCTGGTGACATCGGAGAAAGGAGGGGAGAGCAAACACCTAGGGCAGACGACGGCAGAGAGGCCCCGCCAGCCTTGGGTTAGGACGGGAAAGGGCTAGCCCCTACGTTCTAGATCCTGGAAGAAGCAAGGGCAGGGCACCAAGAGGCACTCAGGCAAAGGGCACTGCA
This portion of the Bos taurus isolate L1 Dominette 01449 registration number 42190680 breed Hereford chromosome 15, ARS-UCD2.0, whole genome shotgun sequence genome encodes:
- the LMO2 gene encoding rhombotin-2 isoform X2: MEGSAVTVLERGGASSPPERRSKKRRRSGGGGGGARAPEGVRAPAAGQPRATKGAPPPPGTPPPSPMSSAIERKSLDPSEEPVDEVLQMPPSLLTCGGCQQNIGDRYFLKAIDQYWHEDCLSCDLCGCRLGEVGRRLYYKLGRKLCRRDYLRLFGQDGLCASCDKRIRAYEMTMRVKDKVYHLECFKCAACQKHFCVGDRYLLINSDIVCEQDIYEWTKINGMI
- the LMO2 gene encoding rhombotin-2 isoform X3 → MSSAIERKSLDPSEEPVDEVLQMPPSLLTCGGCQQNIGDRYFLKAIDQYWHEDCLSCDLCGCRLGEVGRRLYYKLGRKLCRRDYLRLFGQDGLCASCDKRIRAYEMTMRVKDKVYHLECFKCAACQKHFCVGDRYLLINSDIVCEQDIYEWTKINGMI
- the LMO2 gene encoding rhombotin-2 isoform X1; this translates as MHRGRLEARRCSPQSLQDSILLPSSLSFLLFVRLVQERGTLQVKPPTPGTRRSPSGPAGGAVAHGAGDPRVRRCESSPRSSLRPPETLEQPNNTGVSLDTRTRLSLRSPPMGTFEPPKEPVDEVLQMPPSLLTCGGCQQNIGDRYFLKAIDQYWHEDCLSCDLCGCRLGEVGRRLYYKLGRKLCRRDYLRLFGQDGLCASCDKRIRAYEMTMRVKDKVYHLECFKCAACQKHFCVGDRYLLINSDIVCEQDIYEWTKINGMI